Below is a window of Candidatus Poribacteria bacterium DNA.
CTCACGGACAAAGAGTACCAGTGGATGCGCGACTCGTCGATCCGCATCATCCGCGAGATCGGCGTCGATACGGGCGGTTCCAACATCCAGTTCGCCGTGAACCCCGAAGACGGCCGGCAGGTCGTCATCGAGATGAACCCGCGCGTCTCGCGGTCGTCGGCGTTGGCGTCCAAGGCGACAGGGTTCCCCATCGCCAAGATCGCCGCGAAGCTGGCGGTCGGCTACACGCTCGACGAGATCCCCAACGACATCACGCGCGAGACGCCCGCGTCCTTCGAGCCGACCATCGACTACGTCGTGACGAAGATCCCCCGGTTCGCCTTTGAGAAGTTCCCCAACGTCAACGCGACGCTGACGACCTCGATGAAGTCCGTCGGCGAGGCGATGTCCATCGGTCGGACGTTCAAGGAGTCCATCCAGAAGGGCTTGCGGTCGATGGAGAACGGCTGGGTCGGGCTGGACAACCACAAGCTGGAAGACCTGCCCCTCTCGGAGCTTCCGGGCAAGCTGACCGTTCCCAACGGCGAGCGTCTCTTCTACGTCAAGCGCTCCCTCAGAGAGGGCATGACGATCGACGAGATCGCCGGCTACACGAAGATCGACCCCTTCTTCCTCTACAACCTGTGGGAGCTCGTGCAGCTCGAACGGACGGCGGAGAAGGCGAGCTCCACGGCACGGAGCGCCATCGGCGAGGGGAACGCCGACGCCCGCGAAGAGATCGCGCCGCTGCTCCGCGAGCTCAAGCGGAACGGCTTCGGTGACTTACAGCTCGCCCGGTTGTGGGGCGTCCAGGAGCAGGAGGTCCGGGAGCTCCGCAAGAGCCTGGGGATCATTGCGACCTTCAAGACGGTGGACACCTGCGCCGCCGAGTTCGAAGCCTACACGCCTTACTACTACTCGACCTACGAAGACGAGGACGAGGTCCGTCCCAGCGACCGGAAGAAGGTGATGATCCTCGGCGGCGGACCCAATCGGATCGGGCAGGGGATCGAGTTCGACTACTGCTGCGTCCACGCTTCCTTCGCGCTCAAGGACGACGGGTGGGAGACCATCATGGTCAACAGCAACCCGGAGACCGTGAGCACGGACTACGACACGTCCGACCGGCTCTACTTCGAGCCGCTCACCCGCGAGAACGTGCTGGACATCATCGACCGGGAGAAGCCCGACGGAGTCATCGTCCAGTTCGGCGGGCAGACGCCCCTGAACCTCGCCGTCGCGCTCAAACAGGCGGGCGTGCCGATCATCGGAACCAGCCCCGACGACATCGACCGCGCGGAAGACCGTAAGCTGTTCCGCGCCGTGCTCGAGAAATGCGGGCTCCAGCAGCCGCCCAACGACACGGCGACGTCGTTCGAAGAGGCGCGCGAGATCGCCTCGCGGATCGGCTATCCGGTTCTCGTGAGGCCGTCCTACGTGCTCGGCGGACGCGCGATGCAGATCGTCCACAGCGAGGAAGCCTTGGCGCGCTACATCCGCTTCGCCGTCGAGGCATCGCCGGAGCACCCCATCCTGATCGACAAGTATCTGGAAGACGCCATCGAGGTGGATGTGGACGCCATCTCCGACGGCGAGATGGTCGTCATCGGCGGGGTCATGGAGCACATCGAGGAGGCGGGCATCCACTCAGGCGACAGCGACTGCGTCATGCCGCCCTACACGCTCGCCGACGACCAGGTGGACGAGATCCGCCGGAGCGCCATCGCGCTGGCGCGGGAACTGAACGTCATCGGTCTGATGAACGTCCAGTTCGCGATCAAGAACGACGAAGTCTACGTCCTGGAGGTGAACCCTCGCGCCTCGCGGACGATCCCGTATGTCAGCAAGGCAATCGGCGTGCCGCTCGCGAAGCTCGCCGCGCGCGTCATGACGGGCAAGACGCTCGCGGAGCTCGGGTACACGCGCGAGCTCGTGCCGGAGTATTTCAGCGTGAAGGCTCCTGTGTTCCCGTTCGAGCGTCTTCCGGGAGCCGATCCGCTGCTCGGTCCCGAGATGAAGTCCACGGGCGAGGTCATGGGCATCGACCCGGACTTCGGCAAGGCGTTCGCCCGAGCTCAGATCGGGACGGGGCATCCGCTGCCCAGCGGCGGGACGGCGTTCATCAGCGTCAAGAACAAGGACAAGCGGGCGATCACGTTCATCGCCAAGCGGCTCGCCGACTTGGGGTTCCAGATCGTCGCAACCCACGGGACGGCGCGCGTTCTCATGCGGAGCGGTATCCCGGTGACGCTGGTCTACAGCATCGGCAAGGGACGCCCGACGATCCACGATTACGTGAAGAACAACGCCGTCCATCTCATCATCAACACGCCCAGCGGAGCCGAGCACGCGCCCGACGAGGACAAGATCCGCATGATGGCGCTGGAGCACAACATCACGCTCATCACGACGATCGCTGGCGCGCAGGCGGGCGTCATGGGCATCGAGGCGTTCCGCAACCAGGAGATATCGGCGACGGCGATCCAGGACTACTACGGGCGGTGACCTCCTCCCCCGGCGGCTCGTGTGCGCAGCGGGCGCGTGAGCGGTAGAATGGCGTCGATCTGCATGCCGAGGAATCTCGCCCAGGACTTTCAGCGGCGCTGGTACGATCCGAGGCACGCGGAGGAGTCGCTCTGTAGCACCCAAGTTGCGTGCAGCATGGTGGTTCCACACGCAACCAAGCGGCCGGATGGGGAATCCTCTCGCCGACGCTCACACCACTGACGACGAGGCAGGGAAGATG
It encodes the following:
- the carB gene encoding carbamoyl-phosphate synthase large subunit; this encodes LADRTYIEPLTWQVIERIIAAERPQALLPTLGGQTALNLAVELAEAGVLDRYNVELIGAKLHAIRKAESRDLFKEAMRNIGLEVPQSAIVRTEEEATRTLDDLPFPLILRPAYTLGGKGGGIAYNLEEYRRMVQYGLSISPVHEVLVEESVIGWKEFELEVMRDRLDNVVIICSIENIDPMGVHTGDSVTVAPAQTLTDKEYQWMRDSSIRIIREIGVDTGGSNIQFAVNPEDGRQVVIEMNPRVSRSSALASKATGFPIAKIAAKLAVGYTLDEIPNDITRETPASFEPTIDYVVTKIPRFAFEKFPNVNATLTTSMKSVGEAMSIGRTFKESIQKGLRSMENGWVGLDNHKLEDLPLSELPGKLTVPNGERLFYVKRSLREGMTIDEIAGYTKIDPFFLYNLWELVQLERTAEKASSTARSAIGEGNADAREEIAPLLRELKRNGFGDLQLARLWGVQEQEVRELRKSLGIIATFKTVDTCAAEFEAYTPYYYSTYEDEDEVRPSDRKKVMILGGGPNRIGQGIEFDYCCVHASFALKDDGWETIMVNSNPETVSTDYDTSDRLYFEPLTRENVLDIIDREKPDGVIVQFGGQTPLNLAVALKQAGVPIIGTSPDDIDRAEDRKLFRAVLEKCGLQQPPNDTATSFEEAREIASRIGYPVLVRPSYVLGGRAMQIVHSEEALARYIRFAVEASPEHPILIDKYLEDAIEVDVDAISDGEMVVIGGVMEHIEEAGIHSGDSDCVMPPYTLADDQVDEIRRSAIALARELNVIGLMNVQFAIKNDEVYVLEVNPRASRTIPYVSKAIGVPLAKLAARVMTGKTLAELGYTRELVPEYFSVKAPVFPFERLPGADPLLGPEMKSTGEVMGIDPDFGKAFARAQIGTGHPLPSGGTAFISVKNKDKRAITFIAKRLADLGFQIVATHGTARVLMRSGIPVTLVYSIGKGRPTIHDYVKNNAVHLIINTPSGAEHAPDEDKIRMMALEHNITLITTIAGAQAGVMGIEAFRNQEISATAIQDYYGR